The following are encoded together in the Mycolicibacterium arabiense genome:
- a CDS encoding ArsR/SmtB family transcription factor translates to METLVRRDALVRFGYALSDPTRTQILLTLRDGAQYPSDLADDIGVSRQIVSNHLACLRGCGLVVAVPEGRRARYELADPRIGHALDDLTGLVLAVDPACCAASDDDGCC, encoded by the coding sequence ATGGAGACACTCGTTCGACGTGACGCTCTGGTGCGGTTCGGCTACGCCTTGTCCGATCCGACGCGCACGCAAATCCTGTTGACCCTGCGGGATGGGGCTCAATATCCGTCTGACCTCGCCGACGACATCGGTGTGTCGCGCCAGATCGTGTCGAACCATTTGGCGTGCCTTCGTGGGTGCGGCTTGGTGGTCGCGGTTCCGGAGGGTCGGCGGGCGCGATACGAACTCGCCGACCCACGCATCGGCCACGCCCTCGACGATCTGACCGGCCTGGTCCTGGCAGTGGACCCCGCTTGCTGCGCTGCGAGCGACGATGACGGGTGCTGCTGA
- a CDS encoding YnfA family protein, whose product MVVKSVALFVVAALFEIGGAWLVWQGVREHRGWIWVGLGVIALGAYGFVATLQPDAHFGRILAAYGGVFVAGSLLWGMALDGFRPDRWDVTGAIVCLLGVAVIMYAPRGV is encoded by the coding sequence ATGGTCGTCAAATCAGTTGCGCTGTTCGTCGTTGCGGCCCTCTTCGAGATCGGCGGCGCCTGGCTGGTGTGGCAGGGCGTGCGCGAACATCGCGGCTGGATCTGGGTCGGCCTTGGTGTCATCGCGCTCGGCGCGTACGGGTTCGTCGCCACCCTGCAACCCGACGCCCACTTTGGCCGCATATTGGCCGCGTACGGCGGGGTGTTCGTCGCCGGCTCCCTGCTTTGGGGCATGGCCCTGGATGGGTTTCGACCCGACCGGTGGGACGTCACGGGCGCTATCGTCTGCCTGCTCGGGGTCGCCGTCATCATGTACGCCCCTCGCGGCGTCTGA
- a CDS encoding FAD-dependent oxidoreductase — protein sequence MPARHIVAIGGSDAGISAALRIRELDPSTEVTVVVADAYPNFSICGIPYYVSGEVRHWTNLAHRTADDLAATGMRVLTDARATAINVAEHTLDVLDPTGAPTELSYDALIVGTGAVSARPPIDGLTGPDALGPEDGVHLLHSMGDTFAVMDSLQQRDPKTAVIIGAGYIGLEMAEGLTTRGIAVTQIEALPEVLPTVDPELGALIHDELKRHGVQVLTNTTVSAVTRSSTGALTVSAIRGGETLQQTVDFVLVVVGVRPDAELAADAGAELGMKGAMAVDETMRTNLPDVFAAGDCVHTHHRLLGVTWLPLGTTAHKQGRVAGENALGGNARFAGSLGTQVVKVFDLVAARTGVRDHEVLTADRGWTPVTTAATPDDHKAYYPGATPIHIRITGDERTGRLLGAQLVGHRSAEVSKRVDTYAAALFHEMSVEGFSELDLSYTPPLGSPWDATQMATQTWARQLRAKAFS from the coding sequence ATGCCCGCACGCCATATAGTCGCCATCGGCGGCAGTGACGCCGGAATCAGCGCTGCTCTGCGCATCCGTGAACTCGACCCCAGCACCGAGGTCACCGTGGTCGTCGCCGACGCCTACCCCAACTTCTCCATCTGCGGCATCCCCTACTACGTCTCCGGGGAGGTCAGGCACTGGACCAACCTCGCCCACCGCACCGCCGACGACCTGGCCGCCACCGGCATGCGAGTGCTCACCGATGCCCGCGCCACCGCCATCAACGTCGCCGAGCACACCCTCGACGTCCTCGACCCCACCGGGGCGCCCACTGAATTGTCCTATGACGCCCTGATCGTGGGCACCGGCGCGGTCAGCGCCCGCCCGCCGATCGACGGCCTCACCGGACCCGACGCCCTCGGCCCCGAAGATGGTGTGCACCTGCTGCATTCGATGGGCGACACCTTCGCCGTCATGGACTCCCTGCAACAGCGCGACCCCAAGACTGCGGTCATCATCGGCGCCGGGTATATCGGCTTGGAGATGGCCGAAGGCCTTACCACCCGCGGTATCGCCGTCACCCAGATCGAAGCGCTGCCCGAAGTGCTGCCGACCGTCGACCCAGAACTCGGCGCCCTCATCCACGACGAACTGAAACGCCACGGCGTACAGGTCCTCACCAACACCACTGTCTCCGCCGTCACCCGCAGCAGTACCGGCGCGCTCACGGTGTCCGCGATCCGTGGCGGTGAAACTCTGCAGCAGACTGTCGATTTCGTGCTCGTCGTGGTCGGGGTGCGACCGGACGCGGAGCTGGCCGCCGATGCCGGCGCCGAACTCGGGATGAAGGGAGCGATGGCCGTCGATGAGACGATGCGCACAAATCTGCCGGATGTGTTCGCCGCCGGGGACTGCGTGCACACCCATCACCGCCTGCTCGGCGTGACGTGGTTGCCGCTGGGTACCACTGCGCATAAGCAGGGCCGCGTCGCCGGGGAGAACGCACTCGGCGGAAACGCCCGCTTCGCAGGCAGCCTCGGCACCCAGGTCGTCAAGGTCTTCGACCTCGTGGCCGCCCGCACCGGAGTGCGCGACCACGAAGTACTCACCGCAGACCGCGGCTGGACACCGGTCACCACCGCGGCCACACCGGATGACCACAAGGCCTACTACCCGGGCGCCACCCCCATCCACATCCGGATCACCGGCGACGAACGCACCGGCCGGCTGCTGGGCGCCCAGCTCGTCGGACACCGCAGCGCGGAGGTCTCCAAACGGGTCGACACCTACGCCGCCGCCCTGTTCCACGAGATGAGCGTCGAGGGCTTCTCCGAGCTGGACCTGTCCTACACCCCACCGCTGGGATCGCCCTGGGACGCGACGCAAATGGCCACCCAGACCTGGGCCCGCCAGCTCCGGGCGAAGGCATTCAGCTGA
- a CDS encoding methyltransferase family protein, whose translation MATAALVLYGVFIVSGFGWRSYRQWRRTGSTGMRGFHGRPGSLEWIAGAGFVVAIVLGAVAPILQLAGSLSPVAAVDHPAIAALGTLAAVVGIAGTLWAQESMGDSWRIGVDDGEVTRLVDSGVFGWVRNPIFTAMLVFGAGVALMAPNPLAITGFVLLVVSIELQVRVVEEPYLRRTHGERYREYASRVGRFIPRIGQTYRVS comes from the coding sequence ATGGCAACGGCAGCATTGGTGCTCTATGGAGTGTTCATCGTCTCGGGGTTCGGATGGCGAAGCTACCGGCAGTGGCGCCGCACCGGATCCACGGGCATGCGTGGCTTCCACGGTCGGCCCGGATCGCTGGAGTGGATCGCCGGTGCGGGCTTCGTGGTGGCAATCGTGTTGGGGGCCGTCGCGCCGATCTTGCAACTTGCCGGCTCACTGTCGCCGGTGGCCGCGGTCGACCACCCTGCGATCGCTGCGCTCGGGACGTTGGCTGCGGTGGTGGGTATCGCGGGGACACTTTGGGCGCAAGAGTCGATGGGCGACTCGTGGCGGATCGGTGTCGACGACGGTGAGGTCACCCGGCTCGTCGACAGTGGGGTGTTTGGGTGGGTGCGCAATCCCATCTTCACCGCCATGTTGGTTTTCGGCGCCGGTGTGGCACTGATGGCCCCAAATCCGTTGGCAATTACCGGGTTCGTGCTCTTGGTGGTGTCGATCGAGCTGCAGGTGCGTGTCGTGGAGGAACCGTATTTGCGTCGCACGCACGGAGAGCGCTACCGCGAGTACGCCAGCCGGGTGGGACGTTTCATTCCGCGCATCGGACAAACGTACAGGGTTTCCTGA
- a CDS encoding serine hydrolase, giving the protein MHSRLWAVLACLCALLSGLVLAPPTAAACGINDVGCDLRERIAEAERYVATRPGTIGFVLRDRVTGAKYRNAHAGTPIWTASTIKLAMVADLLTRERAGSIRLGDADLRLMVAMLRTSDNEAADSLWSRYGGTDGAFNANLARYGMPNVRPQSGFGDVYPCWGFQKGTADDFDGLMNYVLTGLTPADATAVSAEMQRVDGQQQWGVWGAGASMAPGNKNGWSQEQGGWVVNTVGFAGPQQRYTLAIMNALGDEGGYDDGVATTTTLSRILLAPR; this is encoded by the coding sequence ATGCATTCACGACTGTGGGCGGTGCTCGCGTGCCTGTGTGCGCTGCTCTCCGGTCTGGTCCTTGCGCCACCGACCGCCGCGGCCTGCGGGATCAATGACGTCGGGTGTGATTTGCGCGAGCGCATCGCCGAGGCCGAACGCTATGTGGCGACCCGGCCCGGCACGATCGGCTTCGTGCTCCGCGACCGCGTGACCGGGGCCAAGTACCGCAATGCCCATGCCGGCACCCCGATCTGGACGGCCTCGACGATCAAGCTGGCGATGGTCGCCGACCTGCTGACCCGCGAGCGGGCAGGATCTATTCGGCTCGGCGATGCCGACCTGCGCTTGATGGTCGCCATGCTGCGAACATCCGACAACGAGGCAGCCGACTCCTTGTGGTCGCGATACGGCGGAACCGATGGCGCGTTCAATGCCAACCTCGCGCGCTACGGCATGCCCAACGTCCGCCCCCAGTCCGGATTCGGCGACGTGTACCCCTGCTGGGGATTTCAGAAGGGCACCGCTGACGACTTCGACGGCCTGATGAATTACGTGCTGACCGGCCTCACGCCAGCGGACGCGACCGCCGTGTCGGCCGAAATGCAGCGTGTCGACGGCCAGCAGCAGTGGGGAGTATGGGGCGCCGGTGCCTCGATGGCACCGGGGAACAAGAACGGGTGGTCACAGGAGCAGGGCGGATGGGTCGTCAACACCGTGGGCTTCGCGGGCCCGCAGCAGCGCTACACACTGGCCATCATGAATGCACTCGGCGACGAGGGCGGCTACGACGACGGCGTGGCCACCACCACAACGCTCAGCCGCATCCTGCTGGCACCGAGATAG
- a CDS encoding adenylate/guanylate cyclase domain-containing protein, giving the protein MEPSFGHADTRAAIVFVDMSGYTALTEAHGDHVAAQFAVDFADMATAALGIDDELIKTMGDAVMVASADAPAALAFLRRLGAAVGRADGFPMLRAGVSAGPVVKRGGDVYGTTVNAAARLAALALPGQVVVCRDVAAFAREVELPIEALGLVSIRNMAEPMELFAVDTAGGHQQHVDPVCRMHVNATSAAATLSRDGRIYRFCSRACADRFDPRAQDATESSNTQ; this is encoded by the coding sequence ATGGAACCGTCTTTCGGCCATGCCGATACCAGGGCGGCCATCGTGTTCGTCGACATGTCGGGTTACACGGCGCTCACCGAGGCCCACGGCGATCACGTCGCCGCCCAGTTCGCCGTCGACTTCGCCGACATGGCCACCGCAGCGCTGGGGATCGACGACGAACTGATCAAGACCATGGGCGATGCCGTCATGGTGGCCAGCGCAGACGCACCCGCCGCGTTGGCCTTCCTGCGCCGGTTGGGCGCAGCCGTTGGGCGCGCCGACGGCTTCCCGATGCTTCGCGCCGGGGTCAGTGCGGGGCCGGTGGTGAAACGGGGCGGCGATGTCTACGGGACGACCGTGAACGCCGCCGCGCGGTTGGCCGCGCTCGCTTTGCCCGGCCAGGTCGTCGTATGTCGCGACGTCGCCGCATTTGCGCGCGAGGTCGAGTTGCCCATTGAGGCGCTCGGACTGGTGAGCATCAGGAACATGGCCGAACCGATGGAGCTCTTCGCGGTCGATACCGCCGGGGGTCACCAGCAGCACGTGGACCCGGTGTGCCGGATGCACGTCAATGCCACGTCCGCCGCAGCCACCCTGAGCCGTGACGGACGAATCTACCGCTTCTGCTCGAGGGCCTGCGCCGACCGGTTCGACCCGCGGGCCCAAGATGCAACGGAGTCATCGAATACGCAGTGA
- a CDS encoding MFS transporter yields the protein MSIIDSTPPDGVPAAVPERTPKKAALASFMGSAVEYYDFFVFGFVAALVFPKVFFPEGNETVALAQSFATLGVAYIARPVGAFVIGHFGDRIGRRNVLMFTLILMGVSTFAIGCLPTYGMVGVLAPILLVTCRLLQGFSAAGEQAGASSLTLEHSPDGQRSFYTSWTLTGTQGGLILASLVVIPIVALPDEDLYSWGWRVPFWLSAVVVVVAYFIRRRLHETPEFEDAKASGTIAKMPLKPLMRNHWRDVLRVIFCAFIAAVSTVFANLAIAYGKKMGLNSDETLWLVVVANIVALGTQPLFGKLADRIGRKPVFIYGALSSAALMPFYLLSMSGGNDVLMFALAIATFSFGYAAANAVWPSFYGEMFATRVRFSGLAIGTQLGFLVAGFAPAIVTALGGVEEGGWVVISIFTAVVCLIASAAALTAKETKDVPTAELGDKPTTARNLVDH from the coding sequence ATGAGCATCATCGACAGCACTCCACCCGACGGCGTCCCCGCCGCCGTACCCGAGCGGACGCCGAAGAAGGCCGCGCTGGCCAGCTTCATGGGCAGCGCCGTCGAGTACTACGACTTCTTCGTATTCGGCTTCGTTGCGGCGCTTGTCTTCCCGAAGGTCTTCTTCCCCGAGGGCAACGAAACCGTCGCGCTCGCACAGTCGTTCGCGACGCTCGGCGTCGCCTACATCGCCCGGCCGGTGGGCGCGTTCGTCATCGGCCACTTCGGTGACAGGATCGGCCGCCGAAACGTCCTGATGTTCACCCTAATCCTCATGGGTGTCTCGACATTCGCGATCGGATGCCTGCCCACCTACGGCATGGTCGGAGTGCTCGCGCCCATCTTGCTGGTGACGTGCCGCCTGCTGCAGGGCTTCTCGGCCGCAGGTGAACAGGCCGGCGCCAGCTCGCTGACCCTCGAGCACTCGCCCGACGGCCAGCGCTCGTTCTACACGTCGTGGACGCTGACCGGAACCCAGGGCGGCCTGATCCTCGCCTCGCTCGTCGTGATCCCGATCGTCGCACTGCCCGACGAAGACCTGTACTCCTGGGGCTGGCGAGTTCCGTTCTGGCTGAGCGCCGTCGTGGTCGTGGTCGCCTACTTCATCCGCCGCCGCCTGCACGAGACGCCGGAGTTCGAGGACGCCAAGGCCAGCGGCACCATCGCCAAGATGCCGCTCAAGCCCTTGATGCGCAACCACTGGCGTGACGTTCTCCGTGTCATCTTCTGCGCCTTCATCGCGGCCGTGTCGACGGTTTTCGCCAATCTGGCCATCGCCTACGGCAAGAAGATGGGCCTCAACTCCGACGAGACGCTGTGGCTGGTGGTGGTCGCCAACATCGTCGCCCTCGGCACGCAACCGCTGTTCGGCAAGCTCGCCGACCGGATCGGCCGCAAGCCGGTGTTCATCTACGGCGCGCTGTCCTCGGCTGCACTGATGCCGTTCTACCTGCTGTCGATGAGCGGCGGGAACGACGTGCTGATGTTCGCACTCGCCATCGCCACGTTCTCGTTCGGCTACGCCGCCGCCAACGCCGTGTGGCCGTCGTTCTACGGCGAGATGTTCGCCACCCGAGTCCGGTTCTCCGGCTTGGCCATCGGTACCCAACTGGGCTTCCTGGTCGCGGGTTTCGCCCCGGCCATCGTCACTGCACTCGGTGGCGTGGAGGAAGGCGGTTGGGTGGTCATCAGCATCTTCACCGCCGTCGTCTGCCTCATCGCCTCGGCCGCCGCGCTCACGGCCAAGGAGACCAAGGACGTGCCAACCGCGGAGCTGGGTGACAAGCCCACCACCGCGCGCAACCTCGTCGATCACTGA
- the pcaH gene encoding protocatechuate 3,4-dioxygenase subunit beta encodes MQTDSDSAIASQQAISAEIAAIVADYERAGVEEAQPRLDYRPYRSSLLRHPTKDLHHADPEGVELWTPCFSERDVNPLEADLTIQHGGEPIGERMVVTGRVVDGDGRPVRRQLVEIWQANAGGRYIHKRDQHPAAIDPNFTGVGRCLTDDDGTYRFTTIKPGPYPWKNHRNAWRPAHIHFSLFGTEFTQRMITQMYFPNDPLFALDPIYQSITDRKARDRLVAAYDHDVTTHEWATGYRWDIVLTGATRTPVEEDR; translated from the coding sequence GTGCAGACCGACTCCGACAGCGCAATAGCCAGCCAGCAGGCCATCAGCGCGGAGATCGCGGCGATCGTGGCCGACTACGAGCGCGCAGGCGTCGAGGAGGCGCAACCCCGCCTCGACTACCGGCCGTACCGCAGCAGCCTGCTGCGGCACCCGACCAAGGACCTGCACCACGCCGACCCGGAGGGCGTGGAGTTGTGGACGCCGTGCTTCTCCGAGCGCGACGTCAACCCGCTGGAAGCCGACCTCACCATCCAGCACGGCGGTGAGCCCATCGGCGAGCGGATGGTGGTGACCGGACGGGTGGTCGACGGCGACGGCAGGCCGGTGCGGCGACAGCTCGTCGAGATCTGGCAGGCGAATGCGGGCGGTCGCTACATCCACAAGCGCGACCAGCATCCCGCGGCGATCGACCCCAACTTCACGGGCGTCGGCCGTTGCCTGACCGACGACGACGGCACCTACCGGTTCACCACCATCAAGCCGGGACCGTACCCGTGGAAGAACCACCGCAACGCCTGGCGGCCGGCGCACATCCACTTCTCGCTGTTCGGAACGGAATTCACGCAGCGAATGATCACTCAGATGTACTTCCCGAACGATCCGCTGTTCGCGCTCGACCCGATCTACCAGTCCATCACCGACCGGAAGGCACGCGACCGGCTGGTCGCCGCCTACGACCACGACGTCACGACCCACGAGTGGGCGACCGGATACCGCTGGGACATCGTGCTCACCGGCGCGACCCGGACACCCGTGGAGGAGGACCGATGA
- a CDS encoding DUF3703 domain-containing protein yields the protein MEGARLELHTRDLYRREMAAAKTASTADQRWRHLERAHIVSQPDPWLHTCNHAAMLVMALRERNRREALGQVVRLIVAAPGSISGRYPPGNTGRVDAGLMTAMPIPSDLAAQLSP from the coding sequence ATGGAGGGCGCACGTCTCGAACTCCATACTCGCGATTTGTACCGCCGGGAGATGGCCGCCGCGAAGACCGCGTCGACTGCGGACCAACGGTGGAGGCATCTAGAGCGGGCCCACATAGTGTCGCAACCAGATCCGTGGCTACACACGTGTAATCACGCGGCGATGCTGGTGATGGCGCTGCGCGAGCGGAACCGCCGCGAGGCACTTGGCCAGGTGGTCAGGCTGATCGTCGCCGCGCCAGGTTCGATTAGTGGTCGCTACCCACCCGGAAACACCGGTCGGGTCGATGCCGGCTTGATGACTGCAATGCCCATTCCCAGCGACCTCGCCGCGCAGTTGTCGCCGTGA
- a CDS encoding ANTAR domain-containing protein — protein MTSREDHDAGAIERGVYSSLSFQLCTHKKGGAALNLFSRVPQTFDMHTETIGAMLATQAAIAIIASDRHTQFESALASRDLIGQAKGIIMERFKIDAVAAFEMLRKLSQTSNEKLTSIAQRVVETL, from the coding sequence ATGACGAGCCGTGAAGACCATGACGCTGGTGCCATCGAGCGCGGCGTCTACAGCTCGCTGTCGTTTCAGCTCTGCACTCACAAGAAGGGCGGGGCTGCGCTCAACCTGTTCAGTCGCGTACCGCAGACCTTCGACATGCATACGGAAACCATCGGCGCCATGCTCGCGACGCAGGCGGCTATCGCGATCATCGCCAGCGACCGCCATACGCAGTTCGAGTCGGCGTTGGCCAGCCGCGATCTCATTGGTCAGGCCAAGGGAATAATCATGGAGCGCTTCAAGATCGACGCGGTGGCGGCCTTCGAAATGCTGCGCAAACTGTCGCAGACCAGCAACGAAAAGCTCACTAGCATCGCCCAACGCGTCGTGGAGACCCTCTGA
- a CDS encoding copper resistance CopC family protein has translation MALLAALVGLTCAAGNAAAHTALIGSDPAAGATTESAPAAVTLTFTEDINTAFATVVIGGSDDRNWADGPAQVTGRLVRAAVSPDLPGAGDYTVGYRVVSKDGHPVSGSFTFTVAPTPGAAAPPTSPSPTSTAASPTTTAPTASGPLGSDTKTSVLTAAVIGLTLGGLIAFWQSRRHRRNNIPNDEPPSPE, from the coding sequence GTGGCGCTCCTTGCCGCTTTGGTGGGACTGACGTGCGCAGCCGGTAACGCCGCCGCGCACACCGCGTTGATCGGCTCGGACCCTGCCGCAGGTGCGACGACCGAGTCTGCGCCTGCGGCCGTCACCTTGACCTTCACCGAAGACATCAACACGGCCTTCGCCACTGTCGTCATCGGCGGCAGCGATGATCGCAACTGGGCCGATGGCCCCGCGCAGGTGACCGGTCGCCTAGTGCGTGCCGCCGTGAGCCCCGACCTACCCGGCGCCGGCGACTACACCGTCGGCTACCGCGTGGTGTCCAAAGACGGCCACCCCGTGTCGGGATCCTTCACCTTCACCGTCGCCCCAACCCCCGGGGCCGCCGCACCCCCGACCAGCCCATCGCCAACGAGCACCGCGGCCTCGCCCACGACCACCGCGCCCACCGCCAGCGGCCCACTCGGCTCGGACACCAAGACCTCCGTCCTCACCGCGGCGGTGATAGGTCTGACCTTGGGAGGGCTCATCGCGTTCTGGCAATCTCGGCGACACCGACGCAACAACATCCCGAACGATGAGCCACCCTCACCGGAATAG
- a CDS encoding TetR/AcrR family transcriptional regulator — MTGEPRPELQRDAERTRADLLAVATEVFAESGFSGARVDEIAERTRTTKRMIYYYFGGKEGLYMAVLEHAYRGIREAEQRLQVDHVDPVVAMRKLAELTFDHHLDHQAFIRLVAIENIHRGEYIGRIESLRSLGQPATSLLDEILARGHAQGVFRDDVEALDVHLLISSYCVFQVANRYTFGFLFDVDFTDSRRRAHLRRMIGDVVVGWLTAS; from the coding sequence GTGACTGGCGAGCCCCGCCCCGAGCTGCAGCGCGATGCCGAGCGCACCCGCGCGGATCTGCTTGCCGTTGCCACCGAGGTCTTCGCCGAGTCGGGTTTCTCGGGCGCCCGGGTCGACGAGATCGCCGAACGCACCCGCACGACCAAGCGGATGATCTACTACTACTTCGGCGGCAAGGAAGGCCTGTACATGGCCGTTCTCGAGCACGCCTACCGCGGCATTCGTGAGGCCGAGCAGCGGCTCCAGGTCGACCACGTCGATCCGGTGGTCGCGATGCGCAAGCTGGCAGAGCTGACCTTCGATCACCATCTCGACCACCAGGCCTTCATCCGCCTGGTGGCCATCGAGAACATTCACCGCGGCGAGTACATCGGGCGCATCGAATCCCTGCGTAGCCTCGGCCAGCCGGCCACCTCGCTACTGGACGAGATCCTCGCGCGCGGCCACGCCCAGGGTGTGTTCCGCGACGACGTCGAGGCGCTCGACGTCCACCTGCTGATCAGCTCGTACTGCGTGTTCCAGGTCGCGAACCGCTACACGTTCGGGTTCCTGTTCGACGTGGACTTCACCGACTCCCGGCGCCGGGCTCATCTGCGCAGAATGATCGGCGACGTCGTCGTCGGCTGGCTCACCGCCTCCTGA
- a CDS encoding MerR family transcriptional regulator, giving the protein MITMRISELSRRSGVPASTLRYYGQLGLLPAERTAAGYRVYDERARERLMFIEAAKRLRLSLPAIADLLTVWQSDACRAVKQQLRPLLRERLAETNATITELESLRDQLADAQFRLDELPDRDHRCDPNCAFLLDQHKPATVLPLVDIPTPTSCSLGGQEYRDRLATWHEMLADTRVTPTADGFVATLALAQSAALTDVIVAEQSCCSFLQFTVK; this is encoded by the coding sequence ATGATCACGATGCGGATCTCGGAGCTGTCTCGCCGGAGCGGGGTGCCCGCTTCCACGCTGCGGTACTACGGTCAACTCGGCCTGCTTCCGGCAGAGCGGACCGCGGCTGGTTACCGCGTCTACGACGAGAGAGCCCGTGAGCGGCTGATGTTCATCGAGGCAGCCAAACGGTTGCGGCTGTCATTGCCGGCCATTGCCGATCTGCTCACGGTCTGGCAGTCCGATGCCTGCCGCGCCGTGAAACAGCAGTTACGGCCGCTGCTCCGTGAGCGGCTCGCGGAAACCAACGCCACCATCACTGAACTGGAGTCACTGCGGGACCAATTGGCGGACGCGCAATTTCGTCTCGACGAGCTGCCCGACCGTGACCACCGCTGCGACCCGAACTGCGCGTTCCTGCTCGATCAGCACAAACCCGCCACTGTGCTGCCGCTTGTCGACATCCCGACGCCGACGTCCTGTTCTCTCGGCGGCCAAGAGTATCGCGACCGGCTCGCGACTTGGCACGAGATGCTGGCCGACACGCGCGTAACCCCGACGGCCGACGGATTCGTTGCGACTCTTGCCCTCGCCCAATCCGCCGCGCTGACCGATGTAATCGTCGCCGAGCAGTCATGCTGCTCATTTCTGCAGTTCACCGTCAAGTGA
- the pcaG gene encoding protocatechuate 3,4-dioxygenase subunit alpha, with translation MSTLLTATPGQTVGPFFGYALPFDRCHELVPPSSPNAVQLSGIVTDGDGRPVPDALLEIWQADVDGTVPRAAGSLHRDGFTFTGWGRASTGDDGRYSFSTVIPGPTSPGTAPFILVTVFARGLLNRLFTRAYVPGDHLGEDPLLASLPAERRETLIATRDEGGLRFDVSLQGPRETVFLRYPGQQR, from the coding sequence ATGAGCACACTGCTGACCGCCACGCCGGGACAAACCGTCGGCCCCTTCTTCGGCTACGCCCTGCCCTTCGACCGATGCCACGAACTGGTGCCGCCCAGTTCACCGAACGCCGTCCAGCTCTCCGGCATCGTCACCGACGGTGACGGCCGCCCCGTCCCCGATGCGCTGCTGGAGATCTGGCAGGCCGACGTCGACGGCACGGTGCCCCGGGCCGCCGGGTCCCTGCACCGGGACGGCTTCACCTTCACCGGATGGGGGCGGGCCAGCACCGGTGACGACGGGCGGTATTCGTTCTCCACCGTGATCCCCGGCCCCACCAGCCCGGGAACGGCGCCCTTCATCCTCGTCACCGTGTTCGCCCGCGGCCTGCTCAACCGGCTGTTCACCCGCGCGTACGTGCCCGGCGATCACCTGGGCGAGGATCCGCTGCTGGCCTCGCTGCCTGCCGAGCGCCGGGAGACCCTGATCGCCACGCGCGACGAGGGCGGACTGCGCTTCGACGTCTCCCTGCAGGGTCCCCGCGAGACCGTCTTCCTGCGCTACCCCGGGCAGCAACGGTGA
- a CDS encoding shikimate dehydrogenase, protein MAPSPYLVGLVGQGVGPSLTPALHMAEGRANGLDYVYRTIDLNAVGLAPDRIGDILTWARTLGFDALNVTHPCKQSVIPHLDALDDEAAALGAVNTVVFGGRRAGAKRPGDEDGGAVGYNTDAPGFRTGFAEGLPGAATRSVVLLGAGGAGAAVGHALLDLGTEYLTIVDLDVDRATALAGDLAARHRDSRVDASAFDKLSILVPLADGVVHCTPTGMADHPGMPFDAALLRPDLWVADIVYRPLNTELLAAARAAGCRTLDGGHMAVHQASIAFELITGITPDADRMSRHFRTLAT, encoded by the coding sequence GTGGCTCCCAGCCCGTACCTGGTCGGTCTCGTCGGACAAGGCGTCGGTCCGTCCCTGACTCCGGCGCTGCACATGGCCGAAGGCCGAGCCAATGGGCTCGACTACGTCTACCGCACGATCGACCTCAACGCCGTCGGCCTCGCGCCCGACCGAATCGGGGACATCCTGACGTGGGCGCGCACGCTCGGATTCGACGCACTCAACGTCACGCATCCGTGCAAGCAGTCCGTGATCCCGCACCTCGACGCGCTGGACGACGAGGCGGCCGCCCTCGGCGCGGTGAACACGGTGGTCTTCGGGGGCCGGCGGGCAGGAGCAAAGCGACCCGGGGACGAGGACGGTGGCGCAGTCGGCTACAACACAGACGCACCGGGTTTCCGCACGGGGTTCGCCGAGGGGCTGCCCGGCGCGGCCACCCGCAGCGTGGTGCTGCTCGGAGCCGGGGGAGCAGGCGCAGCCGTTGGGCATGCCCTCCTCGACCTGGGCACCGAATACCTCACCATCGTCGACCTCGACGTCGACCGTGCCACTGCACTGGCCGGCGATCTCGCAGCGCGGCACCGTGACTCTCGCGTCGACGCGTCGGCCTTCGACAAGTTGTCGATCCTGGTGCCGCTGGCCGACGGTGTCGTGCACTGCACGCCCACGGGCATGGCGGATCACCCGGGCATGCCGTTCGACGCCGCGCTGCTGCGGCCCGACCTCTGGGTGGCCGACATCGTCTATCGGCCGCTGAACACCGAGCTGCTCGCCGCGGCCCGCGCTGCGGGCTGTCGCACCCTCGACGGCGGCCACATGGCCGTGCACCAGGCGAGCATCGCCTTCGAGTTGATCACCGGGATCACCCCGGACGCCGACCGCATGTCACGCCACTTCCGCACGCTTGCAACGTAA